A stretch of Zootoca vivipara chromosome 13, rZooViv1.1, whole genome shotgun sequence DNA encodes these proteins:
- the ISOC2 gene encoding isochorismatase domain-containing protein 2: MSVIRLGKVVPKTSILFLCDLQEKFRTNISYFPQIVSVAARMLKVAKALEIRAVVTEQYPKGLGPTVPELGAEDLPKYAKTCFSMVIPEVEKEMAAVPDLKSVLLCGIETQACIMSTALDLMERGLDVHVVVDACSSRSQVDRIVALSRLRQSGAFLTTSEGLILQLVRDAAHPYFREIQKMLKDPAPDSGLLPLLKEPSPLFS; encoded by the exons ATGTCAGTGATTCGACTCGGAAAAGTGGTCCCCAAAACCAGCATCCTCTTCCTGTGTGACTTGCAAGAGAAATTTCGGACGAATATCAGCTACTTCCCTCAGATTGTATCTGTGGCAGCTCGGATGCTAAAG GTTGCCAAGGCTCTCGAAATCCGGGCGGTAGTGACCGAACAATACCCCAAAGGCCTGGGCCCTACGGTGCCAGAGCTGGGTGCTGAAGACTTGCCGAAATATGCCAAGACCTGCTTCAGCATGGTTATCCcagaggtggagaaggagatgGCAGCTGTGCCCGACTTGAAATCTGTGCTTTTGTGTGGGATCGAGACACAGGCCTGCATCATG AGCACAGCGTTGGACCTCATGGAGCGAGGCCTGGATGTTCACGTGGTGGTGGATGCCTGCTCTTCCCGCAG TCAGGTGGACAGGATTGTGGCTTTGTCCAGATTACGCCAGAGCGGTGCCTTCCTCACCACCAGCGAAGGGCTCATTCTGCAACTGGTCAGAGATGCTGCGCACCCCTATTTCCGAGAG ATCCAGAAGATGCTTAAGGACCCTGCCCCAGACAGCGGCCTTCTCCCCCTCCTGAAAGAACCAAGCCCCCTTTTCAGCTAG